Proteins from a single region of Schistocerca gregaria isolate iqSchGreg1 chromosome 3, iqSchGreg1.2, whole genome shotgun sequence:
- the LOC126355285 gene encoding putative gustatory receptor 28b has protein sequence MAKTVNTAFGVQNVAEVVCSFFNIVTNLYITLVHFLGDRALSCGESTGLVLLDCLPWSVLSVWRLVSIAQSSDAVVQEANRTEQLVNRLLLLLPSAGEHRGLHTSLQRFAHQLGSRGLTNSAAGLFTIDRSLLTSCVAAITTYLVILVQFGLPDASRQANDVRSC, from the coding sequence ATGGCGAAAACTGTCAACACGGCATTCGGTGTTCAGAATGTTGCAGAAGTAGTGTGTTCTTTCTTTAATATTGTGACAAACTTATACATTACGCTGGTCCACTTCCTGGGAGATAGGGCACTGTCGTGTGGTGAATCGACTGGACTGGTTCTGCTGGACTGCCTACCGTGGTCGGTGTTGTCAGTGTGGCGGCTCGTCAGCATAGCGCAGAGCAGCGACGCCGTGGTCCAGGAGGCCAACCGCACGGAGCAGCTGGTGAacaggttgctgctgctgctgccatctgCAGGGGAGCACCGTGGGCTGCACACCAGCCTGCAGAGGTTCGCCCACCAGCTGGGCAGCCGTGGGCTCACCAACAGCGCGGCCGGACTCTTCACCATCGACAGGTCGCTGCTGACCAGCTGTGTGGCCGCCATCACCACCTACCTCGTCATCCTCGTCCAGTTTGGCCTCCCAGACGCTAGTAGACAAGCGAACGATGTACGAAGCTGTTAA